The following DNA comes from Ornithinimicrobium avium.
GGGCGGTCGGACGGTTAGCCGCCGCGGCGGCGCTCGCGGGGATCCTCGCGGTCACCCCGGGCCTGTCCGCCTCGGCGGACGACGCGCCGGGGGCGGTCGACTCAGCCGGTCAGGACCAGGCCGGCATCCCGGCCACCACGGCTCCGGCGCCGACTCCGACCCTGGGGGGCGCGGGTTACGGCACCAACGGCGGCTTCGGCGGTGCGGCCACCTTCGCGCCGGTCCCGATCGATCCCTCCCTCGTCCCCGACCCTCCGGTCAACAAGGACCTGCCCGAGCAGGTCGACGAGAAGGGTCCCTTCGAGCAGCAGGTCTCCTGCGACCCCGAGGACCGCCCGGGCGTGACCGCGTTCGCGCTGCTCGTCAGCGAGCACTACGACCGGCCGACCTTCTTCGGCTCCCGGCCCTGCATCGACTACGCCTCCTTCCACCACGACGGCCGTGCGCTGGACTGGCCGCTCAACGTCTGGGACCACAGCGACGTGCAGATCGCCGACGCGGTCATCCTGTGGCTGACCGGCAACGACGGCGAGATGGCCAACCGGTTCGGCATCGAGTACCTCATCTGGAACGGCCTGATCTGGAGCCAGGAGCGCGGCTGGCAGTACTACACCGGCAACCCGCACACCGACCACATCCACTTCTCCTTCACCTGGGACGGCGCCGAGATGCGCACCTCCTGGTGGACGGGCGTGGCCGTGACCCAGCCGGACCTCGGACCCTGCGACGTGATCCCGTGGCAGTACGCCCCGCTCCACACGGTGCCGCGCGTCGACCCGTGCCCGGTCGAGGACGCCCCTGCCGCACCCAGCACGGGTATCGGGCGGGTCCGGCCGGGGGAGTCCGGTGCCGGGGTGAGCATGCTCCAGAAGCTGCTCGACCTGCCCGAGACCGGCGTCCTGGACGGCACGACCCGCGCCGCGCTCCTGGACTGGCAGAGCGAGCACCACGTCCCGATGACCGGCGTCGCCGACGACTTCACGTATGCCGTGGCGCTCGGCTGGGACCTCGCCCCGCTGCCCGACGCAGCGCTGGGCGTGGCCCGGAAGGCCTGGCAGACCAGCGAGTTCACCCCCTACCTCAGGACCACCCTGACCGAGGGTGAGCAGGGCAAGGCGGTCAAGGTGCTCCAGACGGCGATCGGCGCCGAGCCGGACGGGTCGTTCGGGCCCAGGACCGCCAAGGCGCTGGCCCGCTGGGAGAAGTCCGTGCCCGTGCTGGCCGAGCAGGCCCAGCGGCGCGGTGACGGCCCGGCCGTGGTGACGCCGCTGACCTGGCTGCTGCTCGAGCGCGCCGTGCACCCCACCATGGCGGTACGCGACGTGCAGCTCGAACGCGGCTCCCTCGACCTGTCGGCCGACCCCGAAGGCGTCCTCGCCGCCGAGACGGACGCCGAAGGTCGTGCGGGCAGCCCCTACGCCGGAGGCGCGGTGAGGCTGCTCCAGCAGCTCCTGGGCGTCGACGCCGACGGCAGCTTCGGCCCGCAGACCGAGAAGGCCGTGGAGAAGCTGCAGAAGTCCGCCGACCTCGAGCCGACGGGTGTCGTCGACGGACCGACCTGGGTGGCGCTGGAGAAGGTCGCCCAGCAGGAGGGCCGCCTGGAGGAGGCGCCCGGCGCGGCCGCCGCGCGCGAGGCCCGCGTGAAGGCGGAGAAGGTCAAGGCGGAGAAGAAGGCCGCCAAGGAGAAGAAGGCCAAGGAGGCTGCCGCCGAGAAGGCCCGTGAGCGCGCCGCCGCCGTCGCGGGGATCGACTGACGCGGGAGCCGGCCCCTCCGACCGTCGCCCGGTCTAGGGTGTCAACCATGGCGCGACGTCCCCACCCCGCCGCCCGGCTCGAGGACGCGGTCCGGCGCAGGGTCAACGCGCGCCTGGAGCGCCGGGGCTGGCACGAGCGGGTGTCCGGCTACACCGGCTACGGCAGCGTGGACCGGGCACGGGTCTTCGCCCGGGTCACCCTGTCGCGCACCGAGCCCGAGGAGCGGCGCACCGCCCTGACGCACGCTCATGACTCGCTGCTGGACGTCGCGCAGCGCGGCTGGCGGGTCTTCCTCACCGCTCCCGCGACCGGGGTCCTCGTCACCGTCCGGCTCGGCGCGGCGCGGGCGAGCGCGCGCAGCGACCGCAGCGGCTACGTCGACGTCGACCTCGAGGGGCACGGCCTGCCGCCCGGCTGGCAGGAGGCGAGCGTCGCGATCGACAACGGCGACTCCGTCACCGTCTCGGTGCTCGTCGTGGACCCCAAGGTCGAGGTCGGCCTGGTCAGCGACATCGACGACACCGTGATGATCACCCACCTGCCCCGCATCTTCATCGCGGGCTGGAACACCTTCGTACGCTCCGAGCTGGTCCGCCAGAAGGTGCCGGGCATCGCCTCGATGTACCGCGCCCTGGTCGCCGAGGACCCGCGCATGCCGGTCTTCTACCTGTCCACCGGCGCCTGGAACACCGCTCCCGCGCTGACCCGCTTCCTGCGCCGGCACGACTTCCCCGTCGGACCGATGCTGCTGACCGACTGGGGGCCGACCAACACCGGCTGGTTCCGCTCCGGGCAGGAGCACAAGGAGCGCGAGCTGCGCCGGCTGGTCGCCGAGTTCCCGCAGATCAGCTGGGTGCTGGTCGGCGACGACGGCCAGCACGACCCGGTCATCTACGGGGAGCTCGCCGAGGAGTACCCCGAGGAGGTCGAGGCGATCTGCATCCGCGAGCTGACCCCGGCCGAGCAGCTGCTCTCCAGCGGTCTGCCGGTGGCGACCGACGAGCTCCTCGGCAAGCGCGCCGACGTGCCGATGCTCAAGGCCCCCAACGGCTACGGGCTGCACCAGCTGCTGGTGACCGCACGGGGCGCGCACGCCACCGGCGCGGAGAGGCTGCCGGAGGGCGAGGTCGCGAAGGACCAGCCCGGGACGGCGCCCCAGGTGAGGGCGCACGCCATACCCGACGAGGACGGCGGAGAGGAGCCCCGCAGTGCCTGAGCTGCCCGAGGTGCAGGCGCTCGTCGACTTCCTGGGCGAGCGGACGACCGGTCGCGTGGTCACCGACGTCGAGCTGGGCTCGATCGCGGTCCTCAAGACCTTCGACCCGCCGCCGGACGCCCTCGTGGGCCGCCCGGTCGACGCGGTCGGCAGGCGCGGCAAGTTCGTCGACCTCGACGTCGACGGGACGCACCTGGTCTTCCACCTCGCCCGGGCGGGCTGGCTGCGCTGGTATGACGAGGTGCCGCCCACCCGCGTGCGTCCCGGCAGGACGCCGATCGCCCTGCGTGTGCGCCTCGACGACGGGTCCGGCTTCGACCTCACCGAGGCCGGCACCAAGAAGGGGCTGGCGGCCTACGTCGTGACCGACCCCTCCGCGATCAAGGGCGTCGCGGCCCTGGGTCCGGACCCGCTGGCCGAGGACTTCTCGCTGGCCGACTTCGCCGCGCTGCTCGAGGGGCGGCGCACGCAGGTCAAGGGGCTGCTGCGCGACCAGACGGTGCTGGCGGGCGTGGGCAACGCCTACTCCGACGAGGTGCTGCACGCGGCGCGGCTCTCGCCCTTCGCGCTGGCGGCCTCGCTGACCGAGGAGGAGGTGGCGCGCCTCTACGAGGCGCTGCGCACCACCCTGACCGCGGCGGTGCTGGCCGCCGAGGGCAAGCCCGCGGCCCAGCTCAAGGACGCCAAGCGGGCCGGGATGAACGTGCACGGCCGCACCGGCCAGGCCTGCCCGGTGTGCGGGGACACGGTGCGCGAGGTGTCCTTCGCCGACTCCTCGCTGCAGTACTGCCCCACCTGCCAGACCGGTGGCAAGGAGCTGGCCGACCGGCGGATGTCGCGGTTGCTGCGCTGAGCCTCGCGCGCGGTGGCGCCTCGCCCGGTGTGGCAGACTGGTCCGTCGTTCGTCCGGGGAGGGACTTCATGACCAAGACCGCCGCATCCTTCGCGCGCCTGGCCGGGGCCGTCGTCGCTGCCGCGCTCGTGCTGACCGCCTGCGAGAGCGCCGGTCCGGATCCGCAGCCGGAGACGACCACCACCGCCGGGGCGGCGGTGACCAGCGGGACGCCGCCCGTGGCCGACGATGCCGTGACGACCACGGAGGGGAGCGCGGAGGCGACGGCCGAGGCGCTGGAGCTCAACACGGCGGTGCCGATGACGGTGCCGGTCGAGCGGACCTGGCCAGAGGAGATCGAGACGATCTCTGAGGGCGAGCGGGAGTTCACCCTGTTCGGCGTGCACCGGCTGGACGACTCCAGGGCGGTGGTGACGGGTCGCGTCGCGGGGTCGACGAGCGACACCTCGGCCGCGCAGTGGTTCGAGCCCGGCTTCTTCTTCGCGTCCGGCGGCTACGAGTTCTCCCGCGTCGCCGTGGTGGACCAGGAGGGCGTGCGACACCTGCCGGTGCGGGACGAGGACGACCGGTGCCTGTGCAGCGTCTCGACCAAGGTCTACACCGAGCTCGGTGACGAGGGCGGGGCGCCGGCCTGGGCCGTGGTCTCGTTGCCGGCGGGACAGGACAGGGTCGACGTCGAGGTCGCCGACGTCGGCACCATCCAGGACGTCCCCGTCACCGAGCTGCCCCAGGCCAGCAGCGTGCCCTTCGGCTGGAACGAGGTCCTCACGATCGACCAGGTGAGTCGTGAGGGCGGGGTCGTCACCGCGCGCACCACCATGGCCAACGCCGGTGACTTCAGACCGACCTACACCCTCGCCCGGCACCAGTTCGACTTTCCCGACCTCCAGGGCCAGCACTGCTTCCAGGGCCTCGCCGCCTACGGGCCCGTCGCGCCGACCGGGCGGATGGCCAAGGACACCGACTGCCACACCGGGTCCATGGTCGAGCCGGGAGAGCAGATCACCCTGGAGGTCAAGGTCGCCGACCCCGGTGGTGAGCACCTGGTCGTCCTGCCCGACGCCGGGCTGCCGGTCACCACGCCAGCGGTGGGCACCGCGTCGGTGGGTGCTGCGGAGAGCCTGCGCACCTACGCCTCGCGGGCCGAGGAGGCGGGCGCGAGCGTCGAGCAGGGCGATGAGGTCACCGTCAGTCTCGACACCGCCGTGCTGTTCGACTTCGACAAGGCCAAGCTCACCGGCAAGGCCGACGACGCCATCGCGGTGGCGGTCGAGGTCCTGAGGGAGCAGGACTCCAGGGCGGTCGCCGTCGCCGGACACACCGACGGCCAGGGCAGCGCGGCGCGCAACGACGAGCTGTCCGAGCAGCGGGCCGAGGCGGTCGCCCGCGCGCTGGAGGAGGAGCTAGGGTCCGGCTGGGACATCACCGTGGAGTGGCACGGGTCGAGCCGGCCGGTCGCCGACGAGACCGGCACCGAGGAGCAGGTCGAGGCGGCCCAGGCACGCAACCGGCGCGTGGAGATCACCGTGCGTTGAGTCGCGGACAGCGGGGCCTCCGATCGCCCCGGGGCACCGGATGTCGCGCTCCCCCGGTGGGGCAGGATGGGACCATGAACGACATCCCCACCGTCAACGTCTCCCAGTTGCCCGACGACGTCCTCATGGTCGACGTGCGCGAGGCGGACGAGTGGGCCGCCGGCCACGCTGTCGGCGCCGTGCACATCCCGATGGGCGACGTGCCGGCGCGGCTGGACGAGCTCCCCGTCACCGACGATTCGCTGGCCGTCGTCTGCCGCAGCGGTGCACGCTCGGGCCGGGTCGTGCAGTGGCTGGTCCAGCAGGGTTTCGACGTGGTCAACGTCGAGGGAGGCATGCTGTCGTGGTTGCGCCACGGCAAGGCGCTGACCAGCGAGAGCGGTCAGGACCCCACGGTCCTGTAACAGCCCTCCTCGGCAGGATGCGGCGGGCTGTTCACCACTGGCCCGGCGCGGGCGGGGTGAACACCCGTCCCTGCCAGCCGAACTCCCGGGCGGCCTCCACGTTGCCGGGGCGGTCGTCCGTGAAGTGCACCTGCGCCCGGTCGACGACCCGGCCGACCCGGCGCTCGACCTCCGCGTGCGCGAGCGCGAAGGCCTGCGGTGCCGGCTTGGCCCGGCCCATGTCATGCGTGTTGATGAGCATCGGCACCAGCCGGCCCAGGCCCATGTGCTCCAGCTCCTCGGGCACCCGGTCCGTGCCGTTGGTGAAGACGAAGGTCGGGGTGCCCGCCGCGACGAGGGAGTCGACGAGGGCCACGGTCGCACCCATGGGCGTGCCCCTGTCCTCCCGCCACACGGCGATCAGCCGCTCCACCGCCTCCTCGGCGTGGGCGTCGGCGAGGAGCCGCGCGCGCACGGCGGCCATCCAGTGGGCGTGGGTGGAGCGTCCGGTGACCATGGCCGCCGCCTCCGGCAGCGCGAAGGCGAGCTCGATCACCGCCCCGACGTCCAGCCCGAGCTCGGACTCGACCCTGGCGAGCTCACCGCTGGTGTCGAAGGTGCGCAGGACGCCGTCCAGGTCGAGCACCGCGACGCCGGCCCGGCGCAGGAACGCGCCGATCCGCCAGGGGACGGGGCGCACCACCCGGTGCACGACCACCTCGGCGTAGGCGACGCGCACCTCGCCCCGCCGCATCGTGTGCAGCGTCACGCCCTCGGGGTCGTGCGCCACGACCGTGCCGACGACATCGCCGGCCGCCCCGTCGGGGAGCCGACGACGCAGGGTGACGCGTTGACCGACGGGGATCTGGTCAATGCGCTCTGCTTCCATCTGCCCCACTCTAACGGGATCGCTAGAGCGACCGAGACGGCCCGATCGAGCCTTCGGCGCGCCCGATCGCGCACTATCGCGACGTCTAGCGCAATCGGCAGAGAACGGCATACCCGGACATCGAGACCGACGATCCACGTGTCTGCGTGTCTCTGACAGATTCGCTAGACCACCGCATACAGTCCGAGCGTGGACCCGATCCGTAACCCCTACGCCCCAGGCGCCGGACAGCGCCCCCCCGAGCTCGCCGGCCGTGACGAGCAGCTCGAGCGATTCCGCGTGGTGCTCGAGCGCATCCAGCGCGGCCGCCCGGAGCGCTCGATGATCCTCACCGGGCTGCGGGGGGTGGGCAAGACCGTGCTGCTCAACGCGCTGCGCTCGACCGCGGTGCGGGCGCGGTGGGGGACCGGCAAGTACGAGGCGCGTCCGGAGCAGGGCATGCGCCGGCCGATGGCCGCCGCGCTGCACGTCGCCGTCCGCGAGCTCAGCCACCCGCAGGGCGGCGAGGTCGACCACGTCCTGGGCGTCATCAAGGCCTTCGCCCAGAAGGACCAGCCCGGCGCCAAGCTGCGCGACCGCTGGAACCCGGGCATCGACGTCCCGGCGATCACCGGCCGGGCGGACTCCGGCGACATCGAGATCGACCTGGTCGAACTGTTCACCGACGTCGGCGGGCTCGCGGCGGACGTGGGCAAGGGCGTGGCGGTCTTCATCGACGAGATGCAGGACCTGGGCCCCGAGGACGTCTCGGCGCTGTGCGCGGCCTGCCACGAGCTGAGCCAGTCGGCGCTGCCGGTGATCGTGGTCGGCGCGGGGCTGCCGCACCTGCCGGCGGTGCTGTCGGCGAGCAAGTCCTACTCCGAGCGGCTCTTCCGCTACAACCGCATCGACCGGCTCTCTCGCGAGGAGGCCGCCCGTGCGCTGCAGGCGCCGGCCGAGGACGAGGACGCCGAGTGGGCCGACGGTGCGCTGGAGGCGATGTATGCCGCGACCGGCGGCTACCCCTACTTCATCCAGGCCTACGGCAAGGAGGTGTGGGACCTGGCGCCGTCCTCGCCCATCACCGAGGAGGACGTCCGCGTGGCCGCGCCCGAGGCGGAGGAGGAGCTCGCCGTGGGCTTCTTCGGGTCGCGCTACGAGCGGGCCACGCCGGGGGAGCGGGAGTACCTGCGGGCGATGGCCGAGGTGGCCTCGTCCCAGCTCGCGGAGGGCGTTGACGTCGACGAGGTGGGCTCGGTGGCGACCGCCGACCTGGCCACGCACCTGGGTCGCAAGCCGCAGTCCCTGTCCCCGGCGCGCGACGCGCTGCTGAAGAAGGGTCTGATCTACTCCGGCGAGCGGGGCCGGATCGCGTTCACGGTGCCGCACTTCGGGCGGTATCTGCTGGGGCAGTCGTGACGACATGCCTGTCAACCTGTCAACCGCGAGCGATCTTGAGGTTTACCGGAGAGTATGAGACTGCGTGAGACGGATCGGCACTTCAGCGGCGGACTTTGAGACGCCAGCTGGGGATTTTGAGACGAGACCGACCGATCACATCCTCATCTGGCAGTTCATCGCGGTCGCCCCGCCGCTCGAACGGCTTCGTCCAGCGCGCCGACGAGCCACTCGGCGATCATTCCCGCTGAGCTCCTCGGGCGAACTCTGGGTTCTCTCGCCTCCAAGCAGGAGCAACGTCTCGCACGGCCCATCGTGCTGGCGTGTGACGGTGAAGTGCCCCAGTTGCACGAGCGGTAGCGGCATGGGCGGATGCTGCCACTAGGGTAGCAATTATTATCCCACCTGGGTAGGATGTATCCATGAAGGTGAGCGTGAGTCTGAGCGAGGAGGATCTCGCGGCCCTCGACCGGTACGTCGAAGAAGCTGGCCTGGAGTCGAGGTCCGCTGCCGTCCAGCAGGCCATCCGCCGCCTGCAGGACCCGCAGCTGGAGGCGGCCTATGCCGACGCCTGGGAGGAGTGGGCCGTCGCGGGGGACGAGGACGTGTGGGCATCAGCGTCCTCGGACGGGCTTACCGATGCTGCGCGGTGAGATCCTTCTCGTCGATCTGGATCCAGTGCGCGGGAGCGAGGCCAACAAGCGGCGCCCCGCGGTGCTCGTCAGCAATGAGCGGGCGAACACCATGGGTCAACGACTCGGTCGTGGAGTAGTCAGCGTCGTGCCCGTCACCAGCAACGTGGAGCGGGTCTTCCCGTTCCAGGTGTTGCTGCCAGCTGACGAGACAGGACTGCGGGTGGACTCCAAGGCCCAGGCGGAGCAGGTGCGCTCGGTCGCAGTCGAGCGGGTCGGTTCTGCGGTAGGCCGGGTGCCGCCCCGCCTCATGGCTGCGGTCGACGAGGCGTTGCGACTCCATCTGCAGCTATGACCGCTCGACGCGCGGCAGAGTCGTGTGTTGGCGCGGCAGGGATTAGAACTGGCGAAGGCGGTCAGCCAGAGGCCCGAGCTGGTTGTCGATGATGTCGAGGATCAGCGCGGGATCTATGCGGAAGTACTCGTGCACGACGACGTTGCGCAGACCTGCAATCGCTCCCCATGGGACCTCTGGTGCGCGGTCGCGCGTCTCGCTGGGTAGCGCCCGAATCGCCTCACCGATCACGGCAAGGTTGCGCAGCACAGCGTCGTAGGCCATCGCTCGGAGGTCCTCGGAGTCAAGATGCTGTGTGTAGTTCTGACAGCGCTCGATGGCGTGCAAGATGTCGATGAATCGTTCCTGCTCGGATCGACTCACAGCGGTACCGCATCTGCCAGTGCGGTGGCTGATACCTCGTCCCGTAACAAGGCCGCGGTAACCACGTCGACCCGTCGCTCCAGGACCTCGCTGAGGTCCTCACCGATACCGGCTACGCGCAACAGAGGATTCCCCGCGTCGGGCAGCAGGTCCACGAGGATGTCGAGGTCGCTGTCGGCGGTGGCGTCGCCGCGGGCAACCGAGCCGAACAGCCTCGGATTCGTCGCACCGTAATGCTGGAGGATCTCGTCGAGGGCGCCACGGTGCGCGGCAAGAGCCGCACGAAGGGCGACGCTGTCGGACGTGACGGTGCTCATGCCTCAAGGATAGAGGGCGGCCACGACACACGCACAGAGCTCGCGCGCAGCGGCAGTAGCGTGCGGCCACGCCCAGTGCGGCAAGAGCGGATGGGTCAAGTTCTGGCGGAGGCCTCGACCGGAGACAGGATGAGTCCTTCGTGGGTCACCGTCGATCCGAGCACTGTGTCGGAGTGGTCCAGGAAGGTGACATCGACGTTGCCAAGCCGGGTGAAGTTCACGGTGTCACCGGTGGGGGCTGGTACGTACTCAAAGAGACCGCCGAGACCGTTCAGTGCATGAAGGATGGCCCGGTCGTACGGGTAACGGTGCAGGACGGCGTTCGGCTGGGGTCCGGGATAACCGGGACGCGCACCGACCCCCACCTGGCGGATGGGAGACAGCCACGCCAGCCCGTGAGTCAACGGGTGATCGGTGTCACCGTCGTGAAACAGCAACTCTATGGTCGTTGTTCTCGGCCGCAGCGACTCCATCCATGTCGCTTGGCCCGCCTGGTCAACGGCGGGGATAATAAGGAACTCAGCGTTCGT
Coding sequences within:
- a CDS encoding peptidoglycan-binding domain-containing protein; its protein translation is MRAGGGPVRRGSGAVGRLAAAAALAGILAVTPGLSASADDAPGAVDSAGQDQAGIPATTAPAPTPTLGGAGYGTNGGFGGAATFAPVPIDPSLVPDPPVNKDLPEQVDEKGPFEQQVSCDPEDRPGVTAFALLVSEHYDRPTFFGSRPCIDYASFHHDGRALDWPLNVWDHSDVQIADAVILWLTGNDGEMANRFGIEYLIWNGLIWSQERGWQYYTGNPHTDHIHFSFTWDGAEMRTSWWTGVAVTQPDLGPCDVIPWQYAPLHTVPRVDPCPVEDAPAAPSTGIGRVRPGESGAGVSMLQKLLDLPETGVLDGTTRAALLDWQSEHHVPMTGVADDFTYAVALGWDLAPLPDAALGVARKAWQTSEFTPYLRTTLTEGEQGKAVKVLQTAIGAEPDGSFGPRTAKALARWEKSVPVLAEQAQRRGDGPAVVTPLTWLLLERAVHPTMAVRDVQLERGSLDLSADPEGVLAAETDAEGRAGSPYAGGAVRLLQQLLGVDADGSFGPQTEKAVEKLQKSADLEPTGVVDGPTWVALEKVAQQEGRLEEAPGAAAAREARVKAEKVKAEKKAAKEKKAKEAAAEKARERAAAVAGID
- a CDS encoding App1 family protein, giving the protein MARRPHPAARLEDAVRRRVNARLERRGWHERVSGYTGYGSVDRARVFARVTLSRTEPEERRTALTHAHDSLLDVAQRGWRVFLTAPATGVLVTVRLGAARASARSDRSGYVDVDLEGHGLPPGWQEASVAIDNGDSVTVSVLVVDPKVEVGLVSDIDDTVMITHLPRIFIAGWNTFVRSELVRQKVPGIASMYRALVAEDPRMPVFYLSTGAWNTAPALTRFLRRHDFPVGPMLLTDWGPTNTGWFRSGQEHKERELRRLVAEFPQISWVLVGDDGQHDPVIYGELAEEYPEEVEAICIRELTPAEQLLSSGLPVATDELLGKRADVPMLKAPNGYGLHQLLVTARGAHATGAERLPEGEVAKDQPGTAPQVRAHAIPDEDGGEEPRSA
- a CDS encoding Fpg/Nei family DNA glycosylase; this translates as MPELPEVQALVDFLGERTTGRVVTDVELGSIAVLKTFDPPPDALVGRPVDAVGRRGKFVDLDVDGTHLVFHLARAGWLRWYDEVPPTRVRPGRTPIALRVRLDDGSGFDLTEAGTKKGLAAYVVTDPSAIKGVAALGPDPLAEDFSLADFAALLEGRRTQVKGLLRDQTVLAGVGNAYSDEVLHAARLSPFALAASLTEEEVARLYEALRTTLTAAVLAAEGKPAAQLKDAKRAGMNVHGRTGQACPVCGDTVREVSFADSSLQYCPTCQTGGKELADRRMSRLLR
- a CDS encoding OmpA family protein — protein: MTKTAASFARLAGAVVAAALVLTACESAGPDPQPETTTTAGAAVTSGTPPVADDAVTTTEGSAEATAEALELNTAVPMTVPVERTWPEEIETISEGEREFTLFGVHRLDDSRAVVTGRVAGSTSDTSAAQWFEPGFFFASGGYEFSRVAVVDQEGVRHLPVRDEDDRCLCSVSTKVYTELGDEGGAPAWAVVSLPAGQDRVDVEVADVGTIQDVPVTELPQASSVPFGWNEVLTIDQVSREGGVVTARTTMANAGDFRPTYTLARHQFDFPDLQGQHCFQGLAAYGPVAPTGRMAKDTDCHTGSMVEPGEQITLEVKVADPGGEHLVVLPDAGLPVTTPAVGTASVGAAESLRTYASRAEEAGASVEQGDEVTVSLDTAVLFDFDKAKLTGKADDAIAVAVEVLREQDSRAVAVAGHTDGQGSAARNDELSEQRAEAVARALEEELGSGWDITVEWHGSSRPVADETGTEEQVEAAQARNRRVEITVR
- a CDS encoding rhodanese-like domain-containing protein translates to MNDIPTVNVSQLPDDVLMVDVREADEWAAGHAVGAVHIPMGDVPARLDELPVTDDSLAVVCRSGARSGRVVQWLVQQGFDVVNVEGGMLSWLRHGKALTSESGQDPTVL
- a CDS encoding HAD family hydrolase; this encodes MEAERIDQIPVGQRVTLRRRLPDGAAGDVVGTVVAHDPEGVTLHTMRRGEVRVAYAEVVVHRVVRPVPWRIGAFLRRAGVAVLDLDGVLRTFDTSGELARVESELGLDVGAVIELAFALPEAAAMVTGRSTHAHWMAAVRARLLADAHAEEAVERLIAVWREDRGTPMGATVALVDSLVAAGTPTFVFTNGTDRVPEELEHMGLGRLVPMLINTHDMGRAKPAPQAFALAHAEVERRVGRVVDRAQVHFTDDRPGNVEAAREFGWQGRVFTPPAPGQW
- a CDS encoding ATP-binding protein, with the translated sequence MDPIRNPYAPGAGQRPPELAGRDEQLERFRVVLERIQRGRPERSMILTGLRGVGKTVLLNALRSTAVRARWGTGKYEARPEQGMRRPMAAALHVAVRELSHPQGGEVDHVLGVIKAFAQKDQPGAKLRDRWNPGIDVPAITGRADSGDIEIDLVELFTDVGGLAADVGKGVAVFIDEMQDLGPEDVSALCAACHELSQSALPVIVVGAGLPHLPAVLSASKSYSERLFRYNRIDRLSREEAARALQAPAEDEDAEWADGALEAMYAATGGYPYFIQAYGKEVWDLAPSSPITEEDVRVAAPEAEEELAVGFFGSRYERATPGEREYLRAMAEVASSQLAEGVDVDEVGSVATADLATHLGRKPQSLSPARDALLKKGLIYSGERGRIAFTVPHFGRYLLGQS
- a CDS encoding ribbon-helix-helix domain-containing protein encodes the protein MKVSVSLSEEDLAALDRYVEEAGLESRSAAVQQAIRRLQDPQLEAAYADAWEEWAVAGDEDVWASASSDGLTDAAR
- a CDS encoding type II toxin-antitoxin system PemK/MazF family toxin; translation: MLRGEILLVDLDPVRGSEANKRRPAVLVSNERANTMGQRLGRGVVSVVPVTSNVERVFPFQVLLPADETGLRVDSKAQAEQVRSVAVERVGSAVGRVPPRLMAAVDEALRLHLQL
- a CDS encoding HepT-like ribonuclease domain-containing protein; translated protein: MSRSEQERFIDILHAIERCQNYTQHLDSEDLRAMAYDAVLRNLAVIGEAIRALPSETRDRAPEVPWGAIAGLRNVVVHEYFRIDPALILDIIDNQLGPLADRLRQF
- a CDS encoding nucleotidyltransferase family protein, translating into MSTVTSDSVALRAALAAHRGALDEILQHYGATNPRLFGSVARGDATADSDLDILVDLLPDAGNPLLRVAGIGEDLSEVLERRVDVVTAALLRDEVSATALADAVPL